A stretch of Porites lutea chromosome 5, jaPorLute2.1, whole genome shotgun sequence DNA encodes these proteins:
- the LOC140938713 gene encoding uncharacterized protein, with amino-acid sequence MELWWIILAGCGGGLLLIAYVGFVIYKIVRHRKRKYQRDPEGLTDGRDWTVHIHDHFERRVDGLCMDTISGSAKLRRKPIIPGEEEAVLQSIFKVSSPPNVPKGKHDGPQRTSGEMSRLNGVTGPNNTSPKVIQRSEYTWENLLRQPSDVRMTRSHTINHDLTDHRSPMRLDATTRSLNFDRDLQRRQQKVRSKSLRAHKSREPESNNLISVDETIPFTRITVRERPGQDIHKNESSEKSPLCTNTMTTATEHSKSDRSTDKSRRVSRSGSVPSMRAREMVLQREGDVLPRERSESLRWIPEPDYQLESMEEIVKSVKSLDTKERLERSNRNKDLVNFQANKTQDVNKTRRISRSGSAPSTQAKETVMKNEADGLQRKRSVSLRWIPEPDYQSVTIDELVSATQSTEEDYHRQKAIRSESGSGELVGIEKTENLDRNKNESSSPFSKDGGDFVRKFSIPGVAQRTSTDKALEKSRAIVSDLHNEEAGLDKDRIQALDHQIPPERPNSGQYEGTTAQRNTVDERAANQGHSNSNSDPETRVNLKKIPAAEEKRNEYVIGNNQSVVSSVNKPSEEASIGKMKIVKNETRPWMVSQERTLKYPIKDNSATGLNSTSTKPKSQPTSTGNAAYEHNKPDLGSRLSTSDLVKAALRNQTKSNDYNNNIVVTMPLTTTAPPSDNQVLEVPDIALKADSSLAATDLKPNVSTPKDNDAGLTLEERKRHWKREQIVDQLHSARQNNVNQNFIFGTGLAYQSCMPELQNKLKQLTMTK; translated from the exons ATGGAGCTTTGGTGGATCATTTTAGCTGGTTGCGGAGGCGGACTTCTCTTGATTGCATACGTGGGTTTTGTCATCTATAAAATTGTTCGTCATAGAAAGAG GAAGTACCAAAGGGACCCGGAGGGACTGACGGACGGTAGAGATTGGACAGTCCACATACACGATCATTTCGAAAGAAGAGTAGACGGTCTGTGTATGGATACCATTTCAGGTTCAGCTAAGCTTCGTCGCAAGCCCATTATTCCAGGAGAAGAGGAAGCTGTATTACAATCTATTTTCAAGGTATCAAGCCCACCAAATGTCCCAAAAGGCAAACACGACGGCCCACAAAGAACATCAGGCGAAATGTCACGATTAAACGGGGTAACTGGACCTAATAATACAAGTCCTAAAGTAATCCAAAGATCTGAATACACCTGGGAGAATTTACTACGTCAACCGAGTGATGTGAGGATGACACGAAGCCACACCATTAATCATGATCTCACAGACCACAGATCACCAATGAGGCTGGATGCCACAACTCGTTCTTTGAATTTTGACAGAGACCTCCAAAGACGGCAGCAAAAAGTTAGAAGTAAATCCCTTAGGGCACACAAATCCCGTGAACCAGAATCAAACAACTTAATTTCTGTCGACGAAACAATACCATTTACCAGAATAACTGTCCGCGAGAGACCTGGTCAGGACATTCACAAAAACGAAAGCTCGGAAAAAAGCCCTCTGTGCACAAATACTATGACGACGGCGACTGAACACAGCAAAAGCGACAGGTCCACTGATAAAAGCAGACGAGTTAGCCGATCAGGGTCTGTACCATCTATGCGAGCCAGGGAAATGGTCCTACAACGTGAAGGAGACGTTCTTCCACGAGAAAGAAGTGAATCTCTCCGATGGATTCCAGAGCCTGATTATCAGTTGGAGTCGATGGAGGAAATTGTTAAAAGTGTAAAGAGCCTTGACACAAAAGAACGCCTCGAGAGGAGTAATCGAAACAAGGATCTAGTTAATTTTCAGGCAAATAAAACCCAAGATGTGAATAAAACAAGGAGGATCAGCAGATCCGGGTCAGCGCCTTCCACCCAAGCCAAGGAAACAGTAATGAAAAATGAAGCAGACGGACTCCAACGGAAAAGAAGTGTTTCACTTCGATGGATTCCAGAGCCAGACTACCAATCTGTCACGATTGATGAGCTTGTCTCCGCAACTCAATCTACTGAAGAAGATTATCACAGACAAAAAGCAATACGCAGTGAGTCTGGAAGTGGGGAACTAGTCGGCATTgagaaaacagaaaatttagACAGAAATAAGAACGAATCGTCTAGTCCTTTCAGCAAAGACGGTGGTGATTTTGTTCGTAAATTCTCAATACCGGGTGTGGCCCAGCGTACATCGACAGATAAGGCTTTAGAGAAAAGCCGTGCCATTGTAAGTGACTTACATAATGAAGAAGCAGGCTTAGACAAGGATCGCATTCAGGCCCTCGATCATCAAATTCCACCAGAAAGGCCAAACTCTGGCCAGTACGAAGGTACTACAGCCCAACGAAATACAGTTGATGAAAGAGCAGCGAATCAAGGACATTCCAATAGCAACAGTGACCCAGAAACACGGGTAAATCTTAAGAAAATACCAGCAgcagaagaaaagagaaatgaaTATGTTATAGGGAATAACCAAAGTGTCGTATCTTCTGTTAATAAACCATCAGAAGAAGCATCGATTGGGAAAATGAAAATCGTAAAAAACGAGACTCGCCCTTGGATGGTCAGTCAGGAAAGAACTCTCAAGTATCCAATAAAAGACAATTCCGCAACTGGTTTAAATTCAACTTCCACAAAGCCAAAATCACAACCGACGTCGACGGGAAATGCAGCTTATGAACACAACAAACCTGACCTGGGGTCACGTCTAAGCACAAGTGACCTGGTAAAGGCCGCTTTGAGGAATCAAACCAAGAGCAACGACTATAATAACAATATCGTAGTCACTATGCCATTAACTACAACAGCGCCACCTTCAGACAATCAAGTTCTGGAGGTACCAGATATAGCCCTCAAAGCAGACTCGAGTTTGGCAGCAACCGACCTAAAGCCGAATGTCTCAACACCAAAAGATAACGACGCCGGTCTCACActtgaagaaagaaagagacaTTGGAAGCGTGAGCAGATAGTCGATCAGCTACATAGTGCTCGACAAAATAACGTAAACCAGAACTTCATATTTGGAACTGGTCTAGCGTACCAGTCTTGTATGCCAGAACTgcaaaacaaactaaaacaactAACAATGACAAAGTAA